Genomic window (Cryptococcus neoformans var. grubii H99 chromosome 9, complete sequence):
ACGTCGAAAGGCTCTGTTAGCGTCAGGTGTTGTGGAGCCGTTCGAAAGGTAAGAGATAgccagagaagagagagcgGCGGTGCAACCAGGTATACGAGGCATACCTAAGAAACAAAAAGTCATCAGCAGCTGTCAATTCGCTGCGAGCTGCTATGATAAGGCTCACCATGTCCTGTGAAACCGGCACAAATAAAGACTCCTGGTTTGTTAGGCACTTCACCAACATAGGGCAGGAGATCGCTTGAGTAGCCCAAGACTAAGGGATACTTCGTCAGCTAAGGACCATGGTGGTTTATAATTGATGTACTCACTTCCAGACCAGACTCTATCCACGTTACCGTGTTCATTACCATTCCAACCCACAAAGTACTTCTTCATAAAGCCTTCAAAGTACTTTCGAGCTCCAGGCATCTGCTCATTGTCATTCTTGTTATTATACCATTGATCTATATCGCCCAAGAAGCAACCTTTGGCTCCGCCAAGGATGAGACTCCTATCTCCGCTACCAGGAATCCTACCCCTGCCCTGTCGGGGGATCATATAGTCTACCTCCCCAGGGCCATGTCGGAAGCCATAGGTGTATTTGATAGGTCCAGGGATAGACCcatgggaatgggaaggAGCGGGGGTAATGGAGCATGCGGTACCGCGGAcagggaagatgagagacTTGAATTCGGGAAGGAAGCCAGAAGTATAGGCGTTAGTGGCCACGATGATAGAAGTGGCCGTGATAGATCCACGGGGGGTGTTGACCACCCATTGACTAGGTTGGGAGGCTGATCGTTCAAGAGACAGAGCGGGCGTATGTGTTTGAAAGTTGAGACCACGGCTTAGGGAAATGTGCGTTACTATATCTTTTGTCAGGTCCCATTTTTACGACAAGCAAGGAGGATATGGCTTACAAGCAGAAGCAAGTTTGTAAGGCCAGAGATGACCGGCAGGGTAACTCGCACCCCAGTATCCTCCCCGCACACCCGTAAGCGCCTCAAGCT
Coding sequences:
- a CDS encoding FAD dependent oxidoreductase encodes the protein MTVLPTYPNQEGRLFPVQNRTESFWLSERDPLLQNAHTTPELPRSADVVIVGSGLTGAMMSYYMYEHARKAGRDIKVVMLEADEFCGGATARNGGHCKPMTIFGYRAEAAKHGPEIANQLLTFEAAALQQYAAIVKREDIDCDMHVTRAFDVCFRKEDAEAGKKDYEARKAAWGEDMAKHDLRVVEDPKELEALTGVRGGYWGASYPAGHLWPYKLASALTHISLSRGLNFQTHTPALSLERSASQPSQWVVNTPRGSITATSIIVATNAYTSGFLPEFKSLIFPVRGTACSITPAPSHSHGSIPGPIKYTYGFRHGPGEVDYMIPRQGRGRIPGSGDRSLILGGAKGCFLGDIDQWYNNKNDNEQMPGARKYFEGFMKKYFVGWNGNEHGNVDRVWSGILGYSSDLLPYVGEVPNKPGVFICAGFTGHGMPRIPGCTAALSSLAISYLSNGSTTPDANRAFRRALPQPYWLTKERFESKINLIKAAMGQGGQAKLDTTNQADEAILAAKMGKAKL